From a single Brassica oleracea var. oleracea cultivar TO1000 chromosome C5, BOL, whole genome shotgun sequence genomic region:
- the LOC106295791 gene encoding protein CHROMATIN REMODELING 25 isoform X1 produces the protein MKVASLPSSRMEEEDQVVISSSDSEDSSDSYEEESQDSEGEYENSDCEDLAAVSPPSDADRKFKNVNDLLRGNLVVQRQPLLPRVLSVSEGAAVCRKPFKPPCSHGYNTTGQLSRRLSARKRFVPWGSSSPVVVVLPTKLNESTTIEKDEEEEVVSLPPEVEPLVLWQLDESDDAMRISVHPLLVRFLRPHQREGVQFMFDCVSGLHGSENINGCILADDMGLGKTLQSITLLYTLLCQGFDGTPMVKKAIIVTPTSLVSNWEAEIKKWVGDRIQLIALCESTRDDVLSGIDSFTRPRSALQVLIISYETFRMHSSKFGQTGSCDLLICDEAHRLKNDQTLTNKALASLTCKRRVLLSGTPMQNDLEEFFAMVNFTNPGSLGDAAHFRHYFEAPIICGREPTATEEEKNLAAARSTELSSKVNQFILRRTNALLSNHLPPKIIEVVCCKMTTLQSTLYNHFISSKNLKRALADNAKQTKVLAYITALKKLCNHPKLIYDTIKSKSPGTIGFEDCLEFFPAEMFSGRSGAWTGGDGAWVELSGKMHVLSRLLANLRRNTDDRIVLVSNYTQTLDLFAQLCRERRYPYLRLDGSTSISKRQKLVNRLNDPTKDEFAFLLSSKAGGCGLNLIGANRLVLFDPDWNPANDKQAAARVWRDGQKKRVYVYRFLSTGTIEEKVYQRQMSKEGLQKVIQHEQTDNSTRQGNLLSTEDLRDLFSFHGDVRSEIHGKMSCSRCQNDASGTENTEEGNENNLDDSACQTDQEDIGGFANDAGCLHSLKISERQVGTPLEEDLASWGHHFTSKSVPDTILQASAGDEVTFVFTNQVDGKLIPIKSNPSPKPEVTELNRNQAVSNRGFNKPQQRPREPLQPLSPNETNKRVKLSTYKRLHCTSNTDGAQMQMPLQRPNQVSVNHDDDFV, from the exons ATGAAA GTGGCTAGCCTACCTTCGTCGAGAATGGAGGAAGAAGACCAAGTCGTCATCTCGTCTTCCGATTCCGAAGATTCCAGCGACAGTTACGAAGAAGAGTCTCAAGACTCGGAGGGAGAATACGAAAATTCCGACTGCGAAGACCTTGCCGCCGTTTCTCCTCCATCCGACGCCGATCGGAAATTCAAGAACGTAAATGATCTATTGAG GGGAAATCTGGTGGTGCAACGGCAGCCACTCCTTCCTCGGGTGCTTTCAGTCTCTGAAGGAGCTGCAGTTTGTAGGAAGCCTTTCAAGCCTCCGTGTTCTCATGGTTATAATACCACCGGTCAACTTTCTCGTCGCCTTTCGGCTCGGAAACGCTTTGTTCCTTGGGGTTCTTCAAGTCCAGTTGTGGTTGTTCTGCCTACTAAGCTGAATGAATCAACCACTATTGAAAAAGATGAAGAAGAGGAAGTTGTTTCTCTTCCACCTGAAGTTGAACCCTTGGTATTGTGGCAACTTGATGAATCTGATGATGCCATGAGAATTTCGGTGCATCCATTGCTTGTCCGGTTTCTTCGGCCTCATCAAAG AGAAGGTGTCCAGTTCATGTTTGATTGTGTTTCAGGATTACATGGTTCGGAAAATATAAATGGTTGCATTCTGGCTGACGACATGGG TTTGGGGAAGACATTGCAGTCCATTACTTTACTATACACACTTCTATGTCAAGGATTTGATGGGACTCCTATGGTTAAAAAGGCCATTATTGTTACACCAACGAGTCTTGTCAGTAACTGGGAAGCTGAAATTAAGAAATGGGTTGGAGACAGGATTCAGCTTATAGCTCTCTGTGAAAGCACCAGAGATGATGTTTTGTCTGGAATAGATAGTTTCACTCGACCACGAAGCGCTTTGCAG GTACTTATTATTTCTTACGAGACATTTCGAATGCACTCATCCAAGTTCGGCCAGACTGGATCCTGTGATCTTCTAATATGCGATGAGGCTCATAGGTTGAAAAATGACCAGACACTAACTAACAAG GCTTTGGCTTCATTGACATGCAAAAGGCGGGTTTTGTTGTCTGGAACTCCCATGCAG AATGACTTGGAAGAGTTTTTCGCCATGGTCAACTTTACAAATCCAGGAAGTTTAGGCGATGCTGCGCATTTTCGCCACTATTTTGAG GCACCTATTATATGTGGAAGAGAACCTACAGCTACTGAGGAAGAGAAAAATTTAGCTGCTGCCCGCTCGACAGAACTGAGTTCAAAAGTGAATCAG TTTATATTGAGGAGAACTAATGCATTACTCTCCAATCATTTACCACCTAAG ATAATTGAAGTAGTTTGTTGCAAGATGACTACTCTCCAGTCCACTTTGTACAATCATTTTATAAGCTCAAAAAAT CTTAAAAGAGCACTTGCTGATAATGCAAAGCAGACAAAAGTTTTGGCTTATATAACAGCTCTCAAGAAGCTCTGCAATCATCCAAAG CTAATTTACGATACAATAAAAAGCAAAAGTCCTGGTACTATTGGTTTTGAGGATTGCTTAGAGTTTTTCCCTGCAGAAATGTTCTCCGGGAG ATCTGGAGCATGGACCGGGGGTGATGGTGCCTGGGTCGAGCTCTCTGGGAAAATGCATGTTCTCTCCAGACTTTTGGCTAACCTACGTCGGAATACTGATGACCGCATAGTCCTTGTATCAAACTATACGCAG ACATTGGATCTTTTCGCTCAACTCTGTCGCGAAAGAAGATATCCTTATCTGAGGCTGGATGGATCAACATCTATCAGCAAGAGGCAGAAGCTTGTTAACCGGTTGAACGACCCAACAAAG GATGAATTTGCATTTCTCTTAAGCAGCAAGGCAGGTGGCTGTGGATTAAATTTAATTGGTGCTAATCGACTTGTTTTGTTCGATCCCGATTGGAATCCTGCCAATGATAAACAA GCTGCTGCTAGAGTTTGGAGGGATGGGCAAAAGAAAAGAGTGTATGTCTACAGGTTTCTTAGTACTGGAACTATTGAAGAAAAG GTTTACCAGCGTCAGATGTCAAAAGAAGGGCTTCAAAAAGTTATTCAGCATGAACAGACGGATAACAGCACTAGACAG GGAAACTTACTTTCAACAGAGGATTTAAGAGACTTATTTTCCTTCCACGGGGATGTTAG GTCTGAAATCCATGGAAAGATGAGCTGCAGCAGGTGCCAAAATGATGCCTCTGGTACAGAAAATACGGAAGAAGGAAATGAGAACAATCTTGATGACAGTGCTTGCCAGACTGATCAAGAAGATATAGGCGGATTTGCAAACGATGCAGGATGCCTTCACTCGTTGAAAATCTCCGAGAGACAG GTGGGCACTCCATTGGAGGAAGATCTAGCAAGCTGGGGTCATCATTTTACCTCAAAGTCTGTTCCAGATACTATACTGCAAGCTTCAGCTGGTGACGAG GTTACATTTGTATTCACAAACCAGGTAGATGGGAAGCTCATTCCCATCAAATCAAATCCTAGTCCAAAACCGGAAGTAACCGAATTAAACCGAAACCAAGCTGTAAGTAACCGTGGCTTCAACAAACCGCAACAAAGACCTAGGGAACCGCTCCAACCACTATCTCCCAACGAGACCAACAAAAGAGTGAAGTTGTCTACGTATAAGCGTTTACACTGTACTAGTAACACTGATGGTGCTCAAATGCAAATGCCTTTGCAGAGACCAAATCAAGTGTCTGTAAATCACGATGATGATTTTGTATGA
- the LOC106295793 gene encoding protein disulfide-isomerase SCO2 produces MFRLYPNCSLPSLVFLPRHPPRSFRCRATADIPLGDGIGVPREPDSTSDTARSRDVSAAAGGNVESGKWRKRRLLWSKSGVSYLVGDDDALPLPMTYPNTSPVSPDEIDRRLQCDPVVEDCKEVVYEWTGKCRSCQGSGSVSYYKKRGKEVICKCIPCQGIGYVQKITSRTDIDVMEDLDNEAS; encoded by the exons ATGTTCCGATTATACCCAAACTGCTCTCTACCTTCTCTCGTCTTCCTTCCCCGCCATCCTCCTCGCTCCTTCCGTTGCCGCGCCACCGCCGATATCCCTCTAGGCGACGGAATCGGAGTACCACGTGAACCGGATTCAACCTCTGACACGGCGAGGTCTCGAGATGTCTCCGCCGCGGCCGGAGGGAACGTTGAATCGGGTAAGTGGAGGAAAAGGAGGCTGCTGTGGTCGAAAAGCGGAGTGAGTTACTTGGTAGGCGACGACGACGCGCTTCCGTTGCCTATGACTTATCCCAATACATCCCCTGTGTCGCCCGATGAGATTGACCGGAGGTTGCAGTGCGATCCTGTTGTCGAG GATTGCAAGGAAGTGGTTTATGAGTGGACTGGCAAGTGTAGAAGTTGCCAAGGATCTGGATCTGTCAGCTATTACAAGAAAAGGGGTAAAGAGGTTATCTGCAAATGCATACCTTGCCAAGGGATAG GATATGTGCAGAAGATAACATCTCGAACGGACATTGATGTGATGGAAGATTTGGATAACGAAGCATCTTGA
- the LOC106295791 gene encoding protein CHROMATIN REMODELING 25 isoform X2, whose product MEEEDQVVISSSDSEDSSDSYEEESQDSEGEYENSDCEDLAAVSPPSDADRKFKNVNDLLRGNLVVQRQPLLPRVLSVSEGAAVCRKPFKPPCSHGYNTTGQLSRRLSARKRFVPWGSSSPVVVVLPTKLNESTTIEKDEEEEVVSLPPEVEPLVLWQLDESDDAMRISVHPLLVRFLRPHQREGVQFMFDCVSGLHGSENINGCILADDMGLGKTLQSITLLYTLLCQGFDGTPMVKKAIIVTPTSLVSNWEAEIKKWVGDRIQLIALCESTRDDVLSGIDSFTRPRSALQVLIISYETFRMHSSKFGQTGSCDLLICDEAHRLKNDQTLTNKALASLTCKRRVLLSGTPMQNDLEEFFAMVNFTNPGSLGDAAHFRHYFEAPIICGREPTATEEEKNLAAARSTELSSKVNQFILRRTNALLSNHLPPKIIEVVCCKMTTLQSTLYNHFISSKNLKRALADNAKQTKVLAYITALKKLCNHPKLIYDTIKSKSPGTIGFEDCLEFFPAEMFSGRSGAWTGGDGAWVELSGKMHVLSRLLANLRRNTDDRIVLVSNYTQTLDLFAQLCRERRYPYLRLDGSTSISKRQKLVNRLNDPTKDEFAFLLSSKAGGCGLNLIGANRLVLFDPDWNPANDKQAAARVWRDGQKKRVYVYRFLSTGTIEEKVYQRQMSKEGLQKVIQHEQTDNSTRQGNLLSTEDLRDLFSFHGDVRSEIHGKMSCSRCQNDASGTENTEEGNENNLDDSACQTDQEDIGGFANDAGCLHSLKISERQVGTPLEEDLASWGHHFTSKSVPDTILQASAGDEVTFVFTNQVDGKLIPIKSNPSPKPEVTELNRNQAVSNRGFNKPQQRPREPLQPLSPNETNKRVKLSTYKRLHCTSNTDGAQMQMPLQRPNQVSVNHDDDFV is encoded by the exons ATGGAGGAAGAAGACCAAGTCGTCATCTCGTCTTCCGATTCCGAAGATTCCAGCGACAGTTACGAAGAAGAGTCTCAAGACTCGGAGGGAGAATACGAAAATTCCGACTGCGAAGACCTTGCCGCCGTTTCTCCTCCATCCGACGCCGATCGGAAATTCAAGAACGTAAATGATCTATTGAG GGGAAATCTGGTGGTGCAACGGCAGCCACTCCTTCCTCGGGTGCTTTCAGTCTCTGAAGGAGCTGCAGTTTGTAGGAAGCCTTTCAAGCCTCCGTGTTCTCATGGTTATAATACCACCGGTCAACTTTCTCGTCGCCTTTCGGCTCGGAAACGCTTTGTTCCTTGGGGTTCTTCAAGTCCAGTTGTGGTTGTTCTGCCTACTAAGCTGAATGAATCAACCACTATTGAAAAAGATGAAGAAGAGGAAGTTGTTTCTCTTCCACCTGAAGTTGAACCCTTGGTATTGTGGCAACTTGATGAATCTGATGATGCCATGAGAATTTCGGTGCATCCATTGCTTGTCCGGTTTCTTCGGCCTCATCAAAG AGAAGGTGTCCAGTTCATGTTTGATTGTGTTTCAGGATTACATGGTTCGGAAAATATAAATGGTTGCATTCTGGCTGACGACATGGG TTTGGGGAAGACATTGCAGTCCATTACTTTACTATACACACTTCTATGTCAAGGATTTGATGGGACTCCTATGGTTAAAAAGGCCATTATTGTTACACCAACGAGTCTTGTCAGTAACTGGGAAGCTGAAATTAAGAAATGGGTTGGAGACAGGATTCAGCTTATAGCTCTCTGTGAAAGCACCAGAGATGATGTTTTGTCTGGAATAGATAGTTTCACTCGACCACGAAGCGCTTTGCAG GTACTTATTATTTCTTACGAGACATTTCGAATGCACTCATCCAAGTTCGGCCAGACTGGATCCTGTGATCTTCTAATATGCGATGAGGCTCATAGGTTGAAAAATGACCAGACACTAACTAACAAG GCTTTGGCTTCATTGACATGCAAAAGGCGGGTTTTGTTGTCTGGAACTCCCATGCAG AATGACTTGGAAGAGTTTTTCGCCATGGTCAACTTTACAAATCCAGGAAGTTTAGGCGATGCTGCGCATTTTCGCCACTATTTTGAG GCACCTATTATATGTGGAAGAGAACCTACAGCTACTGAGGAAGAGAAAAATTTAGCTGCTGCCCGCTCGACAGAACTGAGTTCAAAAGTGAATCAG TTTATATTGAGGAGAACTAATGCATTACTCTCCAATCATTTACCACCTAAG ATAATTGAAGTAGTTTGTTGCAAGATGACTACTCTCCAGTCCACTTTGTACAATCATTTTATAAGCTCAAAAAAT CTTAAAAGAGCACTTGCTGATAATGCAAAGCAGACAAAAGTTTTGGCTTATATAACAGCTCTCAAGAAGCTCTGCAATCATCCAAAG CTAATTTACGATACAATAAAAAGCAAAAGTCCTGGTACTATTGGTTTTGAGGATTGCTTAGAGTTTTTCCCTGCAGAAATGTTCTCCGGGAG ATCTGGAGCATGGACCGGGGGTGATGGTGCCTGGGTCGAGCTCTCTGGGAAAATGCATGTTCTCTCCAGACTTTTGGCTAACCTACGTCGGAATACTGATGACCGCATAGTCCTTGTATCAAACTATACGCAG ACATTGGATCTTTTCGCTCAACTCTGTCGCGAAAGAAGATATCCTTATCTGAGGCTGGATGGATCAACATCTATCAGCAAGAGGCAGAAGCTTGTTAACCGGTTGAACGACCCAACAAAG GATGAATTTGCATTTCTCTTAAGCAGCAAGGCAGGTGGCTGTGGATTAAATTTAATTGGTGCTAATCGACTTGTTTTGTTCGATCCCGATTGGAATCCTGCCAATGATAAACAA GCTGCTGCTAGAGTTTGGAGGGATGGGCAAAAGAAAAGAGTGTATGTCTACAGGTTTCTTAGTACTGGAACTATTGAAGAAAAG GTTTACCAGCGTCAGATGTCAAAAGAAGGGCTTCAAAAAGTTATTCAGCATGAACAGACGGATAACAGCACTAGACAG GGAAACTTACTTTCAACAGAGGATTTAAGAGACTTATTTTCCTTCCACGGGGATGTTAG GTCTGAAATCCATGGAAAGATGAGCTGCAGCAGGTGCCAAAATGATGCCTCTGGTACAGAAAATACGGAAGAAGGAAATGAGAACAATCTTGATGACAGTGCTTGCCAGACTGATCAAGAAGATATAGGCGGATTTGCAAACGATGCAGGATGCCTTCACTCGTTGAAAATCTCCGAGAGACAG GTGGGCACTCCATTGGAGGAAGATCTAGCAAGCTGGGGTCATCATTTTACCTCAAAGTCTGTTCCAGATACTATACTGCAAGCTTCAGCTGGTGACGAG GTTACATTTGTATTCACAAACCAGGTAGATGGGAAGCTCATTCCCATCAAATCAAATCCTAGTCCAAAACCGGAAGTAACCGAATTAAACCGAAACCAAGCTGTAAGTAACCGTGGCTTCAACAAACCGCAACAAAGACCTAGGGAACCGCTCCAACCACTATCTCCCAACGAGACCAACAAAAGAGTGAAGTTGTCTACGTATAAGCGTTTACACTGTACTAGTAACACTGATGGTGCTCAAATGCAAATGCCTTTGCAGAGACCAAATCAAGTGTCTGTAAATCACGATGATGATTTTGTATGA
- the LOC106294028 gene encoding uncharacterized protein LOC106294028, translated as MANTAEQDAMYPSFVDARISFSNDFADSDHLTLHQTISSRKDQMKYKEAPVSSDFKFNVENYGFISAADEIFFGGVLLPLEKTRQRKVTTLREELSVQDSDRTNSKGSRNWWKLGLSNPKKIHSKNNNNNFHLPHKSQNCLASILESDD; from the exons ATGGCTAATACTGCAGAACAAGACGCAATGTATCCATCCTTTGTAGACGCAAGAATTTCATTCTCCAATGATTTTGCAGACAGTGATCATCTGACGCTTCATCAGACAATTTCATCAAGAAAGGATCAGATGAAGTACAAGGAAGCTCCTGTTTCGTCTGATTTCAAATTCAATGTCGAAAACTACGGTTTTATATCTGCGGCTGATGAGATCTTCTTTGGTGGAGTTTTGTTGCCATTGGAGAAGACTCGTCAGCGAAAAGTGACCACACTTAGAGAAGAGCTAAGCGTTCAAGATTCTGACCGTACGAACTCAAAGGGATCTCGTAATTGGTGGAAACTAGGTCTAAGTAATCCCAAGAAAATTCACTCCAAGAACAACAACAACAACTTCCACCTTCCCCACAAATCTCAG AATTGTCTTGCGAGTATATTGGAATCTGATGACTGA